Below is a window of Mucilaginibacter sp. PAMC 26640 DNA.
AATAATTTAGTGTAGAATACCCGCTGCGTTGCAGGTGCTCATCTTGTTTGGCCAGGCTTAAATCTGCCATTACCATTTCTGTAACCAGCGCCTGCAGATCATATTGAGGAATCCAACCCAGTTGTTGCCTCGCTTTAGTAGCATCGCCTATTAATAATTCCACTTCTGTTGGCCTGTAGTATTTGGGATCAACCTTTACAACGGTTTGCCCAAAACGCAAAACGTCGGCATTTAAACCAAGTTCGGCAATGCGCTCTTCATCCATATCAATGATAACCCCTTTTTCGTTAGCTCCCTTGCCACTAAATTCAATATCTATCCCCAGGTCGCCAAAAGCCATGCGTACAAACTCGCGAACGGGAGTGGTTACACCGGTGGCTATCACATAGTCTTCTGCCTGCTCCTGCTGCAGCATCAGCCACATAGCAGCAACGTAATCCTTAGCATGCCCCCAATCCCGCTCAGCAGATAAGTTCCCCAGGTAAAGCACCTTTTGCATACCCAGTGCAATTCTGGTTACCGCGCGGGTAATTTTGCGGGTAACAAAGGTTTCACCGCGTACCGGGCTTTCGTGATTAAACAGAATGCCGTTGCAGGCATATATACCATATGCTTCGCGATAGTTGACGATGATCCAGTAGCCGTATAATTTAGCAACTGCATAGGGTGAGCGTGGATAAAAAGGGGTGGTCTCGCTTTGCGGCACAGCCTGCACCAATCCGTATAATTCTGAGGTTGATGCTTGGTAAAGGCGTGTTTTTTGGCTGAGGCCCAACAAACGGATAGCTTCCAGGATGCGCAGTACGCCAACGCCATCGGCATTCGCAGTATACTCGGGCATCTCAAAACTTACTTTTACATGGCTTTGTGCACCCAGATTGTATATTTCATCAGGCTGAGTTTCCTGGATGATGCGGATAAGATTGGTAGAATCGGACAGGTCACCGTAATGCAGATGAAAGTTTACTCCCTGCTTATGCGGATCGTGATAAAGATGATCTATTCTATCGGTATTGAATAATGATGACCGGCGCTTAACACCATGCACCTCGTACCCTTTTTTAAGCAAAAATTCAGCTAAGTATGCGCCGTCCTGCCCGGTTATACCTGTGATTAAAGCCTTTTTCATTAAGGAAAATTAGGGTGAAGATGATTTACCTGCAATATTACCAAAATAATCTAAATAGCGGCTACGGACTCCAAACCAGATTAAACTATTCTCAAATGCCGGCTACGGTATCTTCCAGTTCGCGGTACCATTCCTCGCCGTATTTACGGATCAGCGGTCCCTTTAAAAATTCATGTACCGATACTTTCAATTCGTTACCAAAACTACAAGCGGGGCTGCAAATGCTCCACCTGTCGTAATTCAACACATCGAACTCGGGGTACGCCGTGATACGGATAGGGTATAAATGGCAAGAGATGGGCTTTTGCCAGGTAATTTCGCCCTGCTCGTACGCTTTTTCGATAGCACATTTAGTGATGCCGTTCTCCCAGGTAACGTAGGCGCACTCTTTATTGGTATCAACACAGGGAGTGGTGTAGTCGCCTTCAAAATCGGTAACGTGGGTACCTTCGCGCTCTATGGTAGCAATGCCTTTAGCAGTCATAAAAGGTTTTACCTTGGGATAGATCTCCGCCAGGATCTCCAGCTCATCATGATTCAGCGGCGCGCCGGAATCACCTTCCAGGCAGCATGCGCCTTTGCACTTATTTAAATTGCAAACAAAATTTTCGTTAACCACGTCTTCGTGCACAAGCACGCTGCCTACTTCTATCATAATTATTTTTTTACAGGGTTTAACGGATATTTCAAGCCGCTTGCCTGTGTAAGATCCATCACTAAACTCCCCACAATCAGTTCAACATGCGCTTTTACGGGGATCCGGTTCTTATCGTCGGTAATCCACAAATATAGCTTACTATTCTTTTTGAAAATGCGGCCCGGGATAATTGTTGGGTTAAATTTTAAACAGTTAAAAGTACCCAACCCGCAACTAATCTTTTCCTTACCCAGGTAAGTTATGGTAAGGGTATGAATACCATCCTCGAGGAAATAACGCAGATCCAGCGTTTGATTTATCTTGAGGTTGGCTACATCTATATTGCGGGCAAAATAATACGCCGATAGAAAATCAAATACATTCCCCTTGAAAGGGTATTTACCATTATTGGCGGTAATAATATTCTTTTCATGATCAAAGGTTACCTTATCGGTGTGCTTATAGCCCCCCTCCTTCCTGTCCTCAGCATAATAATAAGGTAGCAGCGTATGCGGATCAATAAAGGTTTGATACAGGTTACGTACCTTAAAAAGCAGATTAAAGGTGCCGGAAGTATTGGCGGTGGAGTAAATGCGCAAAGCCGGCTTACCTTCAAAATTCTGCGCGCTGTTTTCTACCTTTATAACGGCTTCGGCGGCGGTAAAAATACCGTACCTCAGTTTGTAAGTGATCTGCTCCCCCGGTTGAAAAACCACCTCTTCCTTTTTGGTTACCTCCTGGCTGTAGGCGCAGTTGAAACTTACAAGCGACAATAATAGTAAAAGGTATTTTCTCATTTATTTAATGGTACGCTCCATAGACTGTAAACCGGCAAGCCGGTTTAGTCCCTGCGTTTATATATCGGAACAGTAGAGCAAGGTTCGCCAAACATCAGGCTTTTGGTAACTGGTGTAAGCCTCTTGGTAAGCTCTACATAGGCTGATACCGGTACAGGGATATCTCCACAACCTTTTAAAACGATGCGCTGATCGCGATATTGCTCTACATCCATACCCGCTATTTGCTTAATGAATAAAACAGTTTCCAACACCTCCGCATCGCCAAAAACAACCTCTTTGGCATAAGGTGCCAGCTTATTGGAAAGCAACATATAGGCCCACGCCGGAACGATAGCATCTGCGGTGCAGGTTAGTGCTACAAATTTATCCTGATACTGTGCCCAATCGTGGGCTTTTACAAAATCTCTAAAGTCCTTCTCGCGCAGCATTAGTCCATGAAATAAATTATCTTTTATGTCATAAACCACGCGTTCGCCCTGCGGATAAAACGAAGCAGGATCAAGCGTAACCAAGCCGCTTTGGGCTACTTTATTCACAATATTTTCCTGTATTTCCATGGTGTGGTAAAACCCTTTAAAATAAAAAAATCCGGCAAAAGCTTTAACGCTGTTGCCGGATGTAAAATTACTTTAAATTTAGCTTATAAGAACTTGGCTCTGTTATCTTTTACATTCGCCTT
It encodes the following:
- a CDS encoding GDP-mannose 4,6-dehydratase (catalyzes the formation of GDP-4-dehydro-6-deoxy-D-mannose from GDP mannose), producing the protein MKKALITGITGQDGAYLAEFLLKKGYEVHGVKRRSSLFNTDRIDHLYHDPHKQGVNFHLHYGDLSDSTNLIRIIQETQPDEIYNLGAQSHVKVSFEMPEYTANADGVGVLRILEAIRLLGLSQKTRLYQASTSELYGLVQAVPQSETTPFYPRSPYAVAKLYGYWIIVNYREAYGIYACNGILFNHESPVRGETFVTRKITRAVTRIALGMQKVLYLGNLSAERDWGHAKDYVAAMWLMLQQEQAEDYVIATGVTTPVREFVRMAFGDLGIDIEFSGKGANEKGVIIDMDEERIAELGLNADVLRFGQTVVKVDPKYYRPTEVELLIGDATKARQQLGWIPQYDLQALVTEMVMADLSLAKQDEHLQRSGYSTLNYFE
- a CDS encoding ATP-dependent exodnase (exonuclease V) alpha subunit - helicase superfamily I member, which codes for MRKYLLLLLSLVSFNCAYSQEVTKKEEVVFQPGEQITYKLRYGIFTAAEAVIKVENSAQNFEGKPALRIYSTANTSGTFNLLFKVRNLYQTFIDPHTLLPYYYAEDRKEGGYKHTDKVTFDHEKNIITANNGKYPFKGNVFDFLSAYYFARNIDVANLKINQTLDLRYFLEDGIHTLTITYLGKEKISCGLGTFNCLKFNPTIIPGRIFKKNSKLYLWITDDKNRIPVKAHVELIVGSLVMDLTQASGLKYPLNPVKK